The window CAATGACAAAACCTAGGATTAGAAAAATAAGCTCATCTGAAGAGCCAGCTCAACCTCAGCATAAAACTACCTACCATCAATCTTCTAATCGTAGTTTTCTTCTTATTTGTTTTGTCAACTAAAAGTCTATCTGTTACCACTAAAATGAATTCTAATGAGAAAGCAATAGAATTGACCTTAAGAATAAACAAATGGTTATCATAAGTCTTTACCCTACGTGCaagaatcaatcaatcaatcaacaccaaaaaaaacattatcttTGAAAGTGATGTAATCATGTGAAACTTTAAAAGAAAGTAGAAATGAGATTATAATGTTTGTAACCATGGATCATGCAGTTCAGAAAACGACTTATCAGTAACACATCACTTATCACGAAAAGATCATTTCGTCGAACTCTTGGTATGCACGTTCGTAAAATATCAGAAGGACCGTTTACGAAATCTTGGGCCTCTCTTAAACGCAAGCCcaagtttttattattatcattttcGCCCTTAACTTTCCTTTAATCATAAAATCGCCCCATCAGCTTTATCTTTCTGTACTTTCTGTCCGTCTCCCAGATCCAACCTGCACTACCTCCAACTCTCATCCTCTCTCGTTCGTCTCCTTCAATGGCTTCTGAAGACTCCCTCTCCTCGAATCCTCTGTTGCAGAACTTTGAGTTCCCTCCGTTCGACGTCGTTGATGCTCACCACGTCAGACCCGGGATCCGTGCTCTGTTGCACCAGCTCGTACGATTCTCTCTCCCCTTGGATGATTGGCTGTCTATGTTATTGGATTGTTGATGTGATTGCATGTAGATCACGATCGTGatgttttggtgtttttatCCAGGAAGCTGAATTGGAGCAGCTAGAGAAAACCGTGGAGCCTTCATGGCCAAAGCTAGTGGAGCCGTTAGAGAAGATCATTGATCGCTTAACCGTTGTTTGGGGGATGATCAATCACCTTAAGGCTGTCAAGGACACTCCCGAGCTTCGTGCTGCCATTGAAGAAGTTCAGGTAAAGGAGATTATAATTGTTTGATTGAGATTATGTATTCTGGTGTCTATTGCCATTAAACTTTTACATCAAATGCTAAAAAATGATAGGAGTGTATTATATTTAGAATAATAGATTATATGGATTTTGTTCAATGGATTAGGATTCATTTTCTTGGTTTTCTAATCATGCTTTCATCTATAGCCAGAGAAAGTGAAGTTCCAGCTCAGGTTGGGACAGAGCAAACCCATTTACAATGCATTTAAGTCTATTCGAGAATCTCCAGACTGGAATACACTGATCGAAGCTCGTCAACGATTAGTAGAAGGCAAGTCACTACGATTGAGGCATGaaaaaacgaattttttttataattttcagtGTTTAGAGATATGTGCTAACTATGGTATTCGTTTGTTTTCAGCACAAATAAAGGAGGCGGTTCTCAGTGGTATTGCTCTTGAAGATGACAAGAGAGAAGAGTTTAACAAAATTGAACAGGTTTGTCTAGACGATTAAATGTCAGTTTGTTTAGTTAATGTATCTAGGTTTGTCACAGCTCCATGTACTTAAGCATGGGTTCCGTGTGATTAGTAATATCATCTGCGTATTTGAACTGACGCTTTCCAATACAGGAACTCGAGAAACTTTCCCATAAGTTTTCTGAGAATGTTTTGGACGCTACAAAGAAGTTCGAAAAGTTGATAACAGACAAGAAAGAGATTGAGGGTTTGCCACCATCTGCACTTGGTCTATTTGCGCAAGCAGCTGTTTCCAAGGTATGGACAATAACGGAAAGATAAAGTTTCATGTCGTTTTACATTGGGTTTTTCCAGTTGCTGATGCCTCTTGATTTATGACACAAGGGCCATGAAAATGCAACTGCTGACGCTGGACCATGGCTCATTACACTGGATGCTCCTAGTTACCTTCCCGTCATGCAACATGCCACAAATCGTGCTCTGCGTGAGGAGGTTTATCGTGCTTACTTATCTCGTGCCTCTTCGGGTGAATTAGATAATACAGCAATTATCGATCAGATCTTGAAGCTCCGATTGGAAAAGGCTAAGCTTCTTGGTTACAACAATTACGCTGAGGTATAATCATCTAATTAAGTCAAATTACTCTCCTTTACTCGTGGGCGTTATTTTAATGCGACTCTACTAGTCCAGGTAAGCATGGCAACGAAAATGGCTACTGTAGAGACAGCAGATGAGCTATTAGAAAAGCTCCGCAGTGCTTCTTGGGCTCCGGCTGTTCAAGGTAACTCCTAGTGAAGTAGGCTACTATTGCATTTATCTATCCAACAAAATATGTAGTTGTTACCCTTTCAATCTAATTAATGTTCATGTGGACACAGACATAGAAGACCTTAAGAGTTTTGCAAAGGACCAAGGTGCTGCTGAAGCTGACAGTTTGACTCACTGGGACATCACTTTCTGGAGTGAGAGGCTCCGTGAATCGAAATACGATATTAATGAGGTTATTGTCCCTTTCTTTAGCTTGCGATACAACTATATTGTTTTGAAACTCTTAATCGCTTATCAGTCACTGCTCGTATTTCTTGCAGGAAGAACTGCGACCCTACTTCTCACTGCCAAAGGTTATGGCTGGGCTTTTCGGTCTAGCTAAGACCCTTTTTGGAATTGATGTAGCACCGGCGGATGGTGTTGCTCCGGTATAATTTGGAGCCTAGTCTGTTGTGCTTCTCCTTATGTCCATCATGTTATTATCTTTGTTAACATGTTATATATCATTGCCTTGAAGGTCTGGAACAGCGACGTTAGGTTCTACTGCATCAAAGATTCCTCTGGAAATCCAACTGCTTATTTTTACTTTGATCCATACTCTCGTCCTTCAGAAAAGAGAGACGGTGCTTGGATGGATGAAGTTTTTTCCCGTAGCCGAGTAATGGCCCAGAAGGGTTCCTCTGTTCGGCTACCTGTTGCGCAGATGGTCTGCAACCAAACTCCACCGGTTGGTGACAAGCCAAGCCTTATGACATTCCGTGAGGTAAAGAAAATCACACCATCAACTATGACGTTTATACTGACTGAGTATGGTTTGGTAGTTGGTAACACACTATGACAAACCATATTATATGCATGAACTAGAAGGTTATGTTGGTACATGACAGCACTTATGTGTAATTTAAAGTTTATTTGACTATTGTGGAATGGTATTTACCCACGGAACTTTTCATATTGATGACATGAAGGCTATGCTTTGATGAAATCTAACAATCATAGGGAGTAGCAGTAGATAACCCCCTTCTCTTATCGCAATATGTCTAGTTTTCCATTAATGTAGTAGCATGGCATGAATCTTGATAATCTTACTCTTATGTGCATGGTCAAAGACGTGACAAGATCATCATTCTCGCTCTGATTTACAGGTAGAGACTGTGTTCCATGAATTTGGCCATGCTCTCCAGCATATGCTGACGAGAGAGGATGAGGGACTAGTTGCTGGCATCCGAAATATCGAGTGGGATGCAGTTGAATTACCTTCACAGTTTATGGAGAACTGGTGCTACCACAGGTACTTGGGGTTAACTGCCTTGTCgattttaatttacaaactCCGTGATTTCAGTGCTGCGTAGAGggatttttattagttaatttgtaATGAAACATTATATGGATGCGGTTTCAGGGATACCTTAATGAGCATTGCTAAGCATTATCAAACAGGGGAAACTCTTCCTGAGAATGTGTACAAGAAGCTCCTGGCTGCAAGAACATTCCGTGCAGGGTCCCTTAGTCTTCGTCAGGTCAGTACATCATATCAAATAGCTTATGTTTCATATGTATCACCGGGGATCTTTTAGAAACACAGTTCACTTAATATAGCTCTTGTTTGGTTCCAGTTGAAGTTTGCTACGGTTGATCTGGAACTTCACACAAAGTATGCACCAGGTGGGACAGAGTCTATTTACGATGTTGATCAAAGGGTGTCCATGAAAACACAAGTCATCCCTCCCCTTCCTGAGGATAGATTTCTCTGTAGCTTCAGCCATATATTTGCAGGTAAAACCCTGTAAAATTACCCTTAAACGACAGTCATACACACAAGTCATTCGGTAGTTTCTTTCACTCATTCACTTTTTCATGTTTTGTCAGGCGGTTATGCAGCTGGATATTATAGTTACAAggtattattatatatattcttgCTTTTTTATAATTCAATAGTAGAAATTCTAAATACAACTTTTGTGGTGCAGTGGGCGGAGGTTTTGTCTGCGGATGCGTTTTCAGCTTTTGAAGATGCTGGATTAGATGACATcaaggtatatatatttattgcaaAACAAATCATATGAACCTTCAATTCGGTTTTCCAGATTTGTAAACATCTCATTGTGTTTGGAATCACAGGCCGTTAAAGAAACAGGACAGAGATTCAGAAACACTATACTTGCTCTGGGAGGAGGAAAAGCGCCTCTACAAGTAAATTTTCTCATTTCTCTTTATGTTCTACTCGTCTATATCTATAGATTCAAAGCCGTTCGCTCTAAATCTGTGATGTTGTTACAATGAGCAGGTGTTTGTGGAGTTCAGAGGACGAGAACCTTCCCCAGAGCCTCTTCTCAGGCACAACGGACTCTTGGTTGCTACTGCTTGAAACATATgcattttctttaaaactgaTCTCGTCTCTACTCAAAACGTTTTTCTTGAATAGAGTCATCCTCGTACCATGCTTTTCAGATATAAAACTAAACTTTTTACTTGATTCACTGAGCATGTCTTGCGTAGTCTAATCAATCAAAATCCAGAGATGTGAGTGGAGTGAGATAAGTTAATGCTTCTATAAAGAAAACGAACAGAGATTCCTTCATTCATTGTACAAAAGCTCAAACAAAAGCGACAAATAGGAACAAACCCACCCACCAAATGatcctcttcatcttctctaGGTCACTCTCAACCTCTGTCCATCGAGTCACCAATAATCTAAAAGAACTAAAGAACCTTAACttgaaagagaaaaaaggaAACTATTCAACTTCATTATCATCCTAGGAATCTAACACCTCTTCCACTTCATTCTTTTGCTTCCACAAATGGCGATTGCACACTATCAGCATCTGAATCACTTCCTGATGAGCTCCCTGACTCTGAATCTACATAATGAGGCAAAAAGATGacaatttaaaacattattttatattaaaaaaaaatcacatttgaACATATGAAAGGG of the Brassica rapa cultivar Chiifu-401-42 chromosome A03, CAAS_Brap_v3.01, whole genome shotgun sequence genome contains:
- the LOC103855875 gene encoding probable cytosolic oligopeptidase A produces the protein MASEDSLSSNPLLQNFEFPPFDVVDAHHVRPGIRALLHQLEAELEQLEKTVEPSWPKLVEPLEKIIDRLTVVWGMINHLKAVKDTPELRAAIEEVQPEKVKFQLRLGQSKPIYNAFKSIRESPDWNTLIEARQRLVEAQIKEAVLSGIALEDDKREEFNKIEQELEKLSHKFSENVLDATKKFEKLITDKKEIEGLPPSALGLFAQAAVSKGHENATADAGPWLITLDAPSYLPVMQHATNRALREEVYRAYLSRASSGELDNTAIIDQILKLRLEKAKLLGYNNYAEVSMATKMATVETADELLEKLRSASWAPAVQDIEDLKSFAKDQGAAEADSLTHWDITFWSERLRESKYDINEEELRPYFSLPKVMAGLFGLAKTLFGIDVAPADGVAPVWNSDVRFYCIKDSSGNPTAYFYFDPYSRPSEKRDGAWMDEVFSRSRVMAQKGSSVRLPVAQMVCNQTPPVGDKPSLMTFREVETVFHEFGHALQHMLTREDEGLVAGIRNIEWDAVELPSQFMENWCYHRDTLMSIAKHYQTGETLPENVYKKLLAARTFRAGSLSLRQLKFATVDLELHTKYAPGGTESIYDVDQRVSMKTQVIPPLPEDRFLCSFSHIFAGGYAAGYYSYKWAEVLSADAFSAFEDAGLDDIKAVKETGQRFRNTILALGGGKAPLQVFVEFRGREPSPEPLLRHNGLLVATA